One genomic region from Natrinema caseinilyticum encodes:
- a CDS encoding PaaI family thioesterase, which translates to MTGGPDDPSGWPEWESFVARHGYLSWLDLEVEHLEDGRAALVLSQNEDFENPIGSDGHDPVHGGIVATLIDTSSAFALRTTFDDPSEAFLTTTDLNVSYLRPATGELRAEAEVLRAGGSTGVTDVTVAGADGEAAVGRTTYRLFRNGRGDD; encoded by the coding sequence ATGACCGGTGGACCGGACGACCCGTCCGGGTGGCCCGAATGGGAGTCGTTCGTCGCGCGTCACGGCTACCTGTCGTGGCTCGATCTCGAGGTCGAACACCTCGAGGACGGACGGGCGGCCCTCGTCCTCTCACAGAACGAGGACTTCGAGAACCCGATCGGTAGCGACGGACACGATCCGGTCCACGGCGGTATCGTCGCGACGTTGATCGATACCTCGAGCGCCTTCGCGCTCCGCACCACGTTCGACGACCCGTCGGAAGCCTTCCTGACGACGACCGACCTCAACGTGTCGTACCTCCGTCCGGCAACCGGCGAACTGCGAGCCGAGGCCGAAGTGCTCCGTGCGGGCGGTTCGACCGGCGTCACCGACGTCACCGTCGCGGGTGCGGACGGCGAGGCCGCCGTCGGACGAACCACCTATCGGCTGTTCCGTAACGGACGGGGCGACGACTAA
- a CDS encoding Lrp/AsnC family transcriptional regulator — MSKEPPNWEFKDRDIAILSELSNDPQLSSRELTQVLESEYDIEVSHVTVSESIRRMRDEGVFREAIIPNEEYYIFALFEFKFNPEHFADYWREAMEYIKADKHTLFFFLSDGEYQWKTVMMFRDREEISRWIHNCYRDYGKAVTNIRNSAVHNVLKFQTDPRIFEELGDDPGTE; from the coding sequence ATGAGTAAGGAACCACCGAACTGGGAGTTCAAAGATCGCGACATCGCGATCCTCAGCGAACTCTCGAACGATCCACAGTTATCGTCGCGGGAACTCACGCAGGTCCTCGAGTCCGAGTACGACATCGAGGTCTCCCACGTCACCGTCAGCGAGTCGATCCGGCGGATGCGCGACGAGGGCGTCTTCCGCGAGGCGATCATCCCGAACGAGGAGTACTACATCTTCGCGCTGTTCGAATTCAAATTCAATCCCGAGCACTTCGCCGACTACTGGCGAGAGGCGATGGAATACATCAAGGCGGACAAACACACCCTGTTTTTCTTCCTCTCGGACGGGGAGTACCAGTGGAAAACGGTGATGATGTTTCGCGATCGCGAGGAAATCTCGCGGTGGATTCACAACTGCTACAGGGACTACGGCAAAGCCGTCACGAACATTCGTAATTCGGCGGTTCACAACGTCCTCAAGTTCCAGACCGATCCGCGAATCTTCGAGGAACTCGGCGACGATCCCGGGACCGAGTGA
- a CDS encoding alpha/beta fold hydrolase, whose product MVDHDTWSDQQSTTTVSVDGHDLEVAYHDDGADEGEEPPVVFVHGIPTWSFLWRDVVDAVATDRRTIAPDMLGYGNSAMSDDFDRSIRAQELMLDALLDDLGADRVALVGHDIGGGVALRVAAHNPDVVERLVLSNAVCYDSWPVEFVSNLGLPSTADIEREELEGRLESAFVEGAYGEADPEFVDGMKAPWLTDEGHVSLVRNAVATNTNHTTEIDYGAITAETLLLWGEDDVMQPYTYAERLADDIADTELAPLSESYHWVPEDRSDAYADRLREFLTDGRS is encoded by the coding sequence ATGGTCGACCACGATACCTGGAGCGACCAGCAATCGACGACGACGGTTTCCGTCGATGGCCACGACCTCGAGGTCGCCTACCACGATGACGGGGCCGACGAGGGCGAGGAACCGCCTGTGGTCTTCGTTCACGGCATTCCGACCTGGTCGTTCCTCTGGCGGGACGTCGTCGATGCCGTCGCCACGGACCGGCGGACCATCGCGCCCGACATGCTGGGCTACGGCAACTCCGCGATGAGCGACGACTTCGACCGTTCGATCCGCGCCCAGGAACTGATGCTGGACGCCCTGCTCGACGACCTCGGCGCCGATCGGGTCGCACTCGTCGGTCACGATATCGGCGGCGGCGTCGCGCTGCGCGTTGCCGCGCACAATCCCGACGTCGTCGAGCGACTCGTGCTTTCGAACGCCGTCTGTTACGACTCCTGGCCCGTCGAATTCGTCTCGAACCTGGGTCTGCCGTCGACCGCGGACATCGAACGCGAGGAACTCGAGGGGCGTCTCGAGTCGGCCTTCGTCGAGGGAGCGTACGGCGAGGCCGATCCCGAGTTCGTCGACGGAATGAAAGCACCGTGGCTGACCGACGAGGGCCACGTGTCGCTGGTCCGCAACGCCGTCGCGACGAACACGAACCACACGACCGAGATCGATTACGGTGCGATCACCGCCGAGACGTTGCTCCTGTGGGGGGAAGACGACGTGATGCAGCCGTACACCTACGCCGAACGATTGGCAGACGATATCGCCGATACCGAACTCGCGCCGCTGTCGGAGTCCTACCACTGGGTTCCGGAGGATCGGTCGGACGCTTACGCCGACCGCCTTCGCGAGTTCCTGACCGATGGAAGGTCATAA